One Brassica napus cultivar Da-Ae chromosome C4, Da-Ae, whole genome shotgun sequence genomic region harbors:
- the LOC106429099 gene encoding glutathione S-transferase T3-like, whose amino-acid sequence MEFNPFTEPSNFVELLSSQQSVSLSEAQVPFYGTQGTELSNFGEDNQASRKERRTWSPGDDVLLISSWLNTSKDAVVGNEQRLNAFWKIIVAYYNASPSVGGCEKREPAHCKNRWQKINDQVCKFCGAYEAANREKTSGQNENDKWCELSTAKNDGGSKKRKCGDVSHSASSKATEVDSGDDDEATTRPPGVKAAKARSKKTMSDGKELSEFQTMWNIKQQDLALKSRLYKMKLLDGLITKQGPLTDVEEAFKTQLMNELMSP is encoded by the exons ATGGAATTTAATCCATTTACTGAGCCTTCAAACTTTGTTGAACTGCTTAGCAGTCAACAAAGTGTTTCACTATCTGAAGCGCAAGTTCCCTTCTATGGCACTCAAGGCACTGAGCTTTCAAACTTCGGTGAAGACAACCAAGCCTCTCGTAAAGAAAGAAGGACGTGGTCGCCAGGAGATGATGTTCTGCTCATTAGCTCGTGGTTAAACACGAGCAAAGATGCAGTAGTAGGGAATGAGCAAAGGCTTAATGCATTCTGGAAAATAATAGTTGCGTACTACAATGCTAGTCCCTCTGTTGGTGGCTGTGAAAAGAGAGAGCCAGCACACTGTAAGAATCGCTGGCAGAAGATCAATGACCAAGTTTGCAAGTTTTGTGGCGCATACGAAGCTGCGAACAGAGAGAAAACCAGTGGTCAAAACGAGAATGAT AAGTGGTGCGAGCTGTCTACTGCTAAAAATGATGGAGGCTCCAAAAAGAGGAAGTGTGGGGATGTTTCACATTCAGCAAGCTCGAAAGCAACTGAAGTGGATTCCGGTGACGATGATGAAGCAACAACTCGTCCCCCGGGTGTTAAGGCAGCAAAGGCTCGTTCTAAGAAGACAATGAGTGATGGGAAGGAACTGTCTGAGTTTCAGACAATGTGGAACATCAAGCAGCAAGATTTGGCTTTGAAATCAAGGCTGTATAAGATGAAGTTACTCGACGGTCTCATTACTAAACAAGGACCACTAACGGATGTTGAAGAAGCGTTTAAGACTCAACTCATGAATGAGTTGATGTCTCCATAG